One window of Deltaproteobacteria bacterium genomic DNA carries:
- the scpB gene encoding SMC-Scp complex subunit ScpB, whose translation MEREDLKSVLESLLFVADGPVPLQRFVEIVNAAGKDEVSGALRELQGDYENSKRGVRLVEVAGGFQLRTAKVNADFVKKYLGGRPARMSRATLETLAIIAYRQPITKAEIEAIRGVDADGVVNTLLERNLIRAVARKDVPGRPFLFGTTDDFLQLFNLKDLGQLPTLKEADEIRLPELPGESEQVALEQAEAEE comes from the coding sequence ATGGAACGTGAAGATTTAAAATCAGTCTTGGAGAGCTTGCTGTTTGTCGCCGACGGGCCAGTACCGCTGCAGCGCTTTGTCGAGATCGTCAACGCGGCAGGCAAAGACGAAGTGAGCGGCGCGTTGAGGGAGCTGCAAGGCGACTACGAAAACAGCAAGCGCGGCGTGCGGCTGGTGGAGGTGGCGGGCGGTTTTCAGCTGCGCACGGCGAAAGTCAACGCCGATTTTGTCAAAAAATATCTCGGCGGCCGCCCAGCGCGCATGAGCCGGGCGACTCTCGAAACCCTGGCGATCATCGCCTATCGCCAGCCGATCACCAAAGCCGAAATCGAAGCGATCCGCGGCGTCGATGCCGACGGGGTGGTCAACACATTGTTGGAGCGCAACCTGATTCGCGCCGTGGCGCGCAAGGATGTTCCGGGACGACCGTTTCTCTTTGGCACCACCGATGACTTCCTACAACTGTTCAATCTAAAAGATCTGGGCCAACTGCCGACGCTCAAAGAAGCCGACGAGATCAGGCTGCCAGAGCTACCGGGCGAGAGCGAACAGGTCGCGCTGGAACAGGCCGAAGC
- a CDS encoding segregation/condensation protein A — MSTNVQLEIFEGPLDLLLHLIKKNEVNITDIPIATITEQYLATLELMQTLNLDVAGEFLVMAATLIHIKSRMLLPAGETAPDEDEDEGADPRDELVKRLLEYQRFKDAAEQLEQREVLTRDVFARNAAPTETPTPAGFREISVLELLAAIQRVIERLPKDVVHEVILDKITVRQKMTLLLDRLRAQAQVYFESLFDDAKTRMDVVVTFLAMLELVKVRAIRIVQEELSGPIMIEAAVGMDQAAEQVTLDEAEEEQHGT; from the coding sequence GTGAGCACCAACGTCCAACTCGAAATCTTCGAAGGTCCCCTCGACCTCTTGCTCCACCTCATCAAGAAAAATGAGGTGAACATCACCGACATTCCCATCGCGACGATCACCGAGCAGTATCTGGCAACCCTGGAGTTGATGCAGACGTTGAATCTCGACGTGGCCGGTGAGTTTCTGGTCATGGCGGCGACCTTGATTCATATCAAATCGCGCATGCTCCTACCCGCCGGCGAGACGGCGCCGGACGAGGACGAAGACGAGGGTGCCGACCCGCGCGACGAGCTGGTAAAACGCTTACTCGAGTATCAACGATTCAAGGACGCCGCCGAGCAATTGGAGCAGCGCGAAGTACTGACCCGCGACGTCTTCGCGCGCAACGCCGCGCCGACGGAAACGCCGACGCCGGCCGGTTTTCGCGAAATCTCGGTGCTCGAGTTGCTGGCAGCGATCCAACGGGTGATCGAGCGCTTGCCCAAGGACGTTGTCCATGAAGTCATTCTCGACAAGATCACGGTGCGGCAGAAGATGACGTTGCTGCTCGATCGACTAAGGGCGCAGGCGCAGGTCTACTTTGAGTCGTTGTTCGACGACGCCAAGACGCGCATGGACGTTGTCGTGACTTTTCTCGCGATGCTTGAGCTGGTGAAGGTGCGCGCCATTCGCATTGTCCAGGAAGAGCTGTCGGGGCCGATTATGATCGAAGCAGCGGTGGGCATGGACCAGGCGGCGGAGCAGGTGACGTTAGACGAAGCTGAGGAAGAGCAGCATGGAACGTGA
- the trpS gene encoding tryptophan--tRNA ligase encodes MNTIVSGMRPTGRLHLGHFHGALTNWIKLQEQFQCYFFVADWHALTTDYASPQGINQSTVEMVMDWLSVGLDPERSVIFRQSRVREHAELHLLYSMIVPVPWLERNPTYKEQIKEIVGKDLSTYGFLGYPVLQAADITIYKANKVPVGVDQAPHVELTREIVRRFNQIYKPIFPEPDVLLTESQKVPGLDGRKMSKSYGNAVFLSDSPKDIDQKISKMTTDPARVRRTDPGEPEKCPAFQLHKIYCTPEEIAEVSQGCRTAGIGCFDCKKVMIKHVIEELAPVREKRAQLENKPQEVEAILADGNQRAQRVANETMIEVRETLGL; translated from the coding sequence ATGAACACGATCGTTAGCGGCATGCGCCCGACGGGCCGATTGCATCTCGGTCATTTTCACGGCGCGCTAACCAACTGGATCAAGCTGCAAGAACAGTTTCAATGTTATTTCTTCGTGGCGGACTGGCACGCGTTGACGACGGACTACGCGTCGCCCCAGGGCATCAACCAAAGCACGGTCGAGATGGTGATGGATTGGCTGAGCGTCGGCCTCGATCCGGAGCGCTCGGTGATTTTTCGCCAATCGCGCGTCCGCGAGCATGCCGAGCTGCATTTGCTCTATTCGATGATCGTGCCGGTGCCCTGGTTGGAAAGAAATCCTACCTACAAAGAGCAGATCAAAGAAATCGTCGGCAAGGATCTGTCGACCTATGGCTTTTTGGGCTATCCGGTGCTGCAGGCGGCGGATATCACTATTTACAAAGCCAACAAAGTTCCGGTGGGTGTCGACCAGGCGCCCCATGTGGAACTGACGCGCGAGATCGTGCGCCGCTTCAACCAAATTTATAAGCCGATTTTTCCCGAGCCGGATGTGTTGCTGACCGAGTCGCAGAAAGTGCCGGGCCTCGACGGCCGCAAGATGAGCAAGAGCTACGGCAACGCGGTTTTCCTCTCCGACTCGCCGAAGGACATCGATCAGAAGATCAGCAAGATGACCACCGACCCGGCGCGCGTGCGGCGCACCGATCCCGGCGAGCCGGAGAAATGCCCGGCGTTTCAGTTGCACAAGATTTACTGCACGCCGGAGGAAATCGCCGAAGTCTCCCAAGGCTGCCGCACCGCCGGCATCGGCTGCTTTGACTGCAAGAAAGTGATGATCAAGCATGTCATCGAAGAGCTCGCGCCGGTGCGCGAGAAGCGCGCGCAACTGGAAAACAAACCCCAGGAAGTCGAGGCGATTCTCGCCGACGGCAACCAACGGGCGCAGAGAGTAGCCAACGAAACCATGATCGAAGTGCGTGAGACCTTGGGACTGTGA
- a CDS encoding site-2 protease family protein, with protein sequence MEETIRQIAVWALPVLLAVVLHEIAHGWVANRLGDPTAARLGRLTLNPIAHVDLFGTILIPLMLILSNAPFLFGYAKPVPVNVYNLRNPKRDMMWVALAGPMMNLILALGCILFLKAALPLLAGVGGSSGSALANFFMPIAVMAKNGVLINVALAVFNAFPMPPLDGGRVLVGLLPDRASALLARVEPFGFLILFALLFTRTLDNVIDPPTHFLIKLYLGLL encoded by the coding sequence ATGGAAGAAACGATTCGACAGATTGCAGTCTGGGCGCTGCCGGTGTTGTTGGCCGTGGTGCTGCATGAGATCGCGCATGGTTGGGTGGCCAATCGGCTTGGCGATCCGACGGCGGCGCGGCTCGGGCGCCTGACGCTCAATCCGATCGCCCACGTTGACCTTTTCGGCACGATTCTGATTCCGCTGATGCTGATCCTTTCCAATGCGCCGTTCTTGTTTGGATACGCCAAGCCGGTGCCGGTGAACGTTTACAATTTGCGCAATCCCAAGCGCGACATGATGTGGGTGGCGTTGGCCGGGCCGATGATGAATTTGATCTTAGCGTTGGGTTGTATTCTTTTTCTCAAAGCGGCGCTGCCTCTGCTGGCTGGGGTGGGCGGATCGTCAGGGTCGGCGCTGGCCAACTTCTTCATGCCCATCGCCGTGATGGCCAAGAACGGCGTGCTGATCAATGTTGCGCTGGCGGTGTTTAACGCTTTTCCGATGCCGCCGCTCGACGGCGGCCGCGTGCTGGTCGGTTTATTGCCCGACCGCGCTTCGGCGTTGCTGGCGCGGGTCGAGCCGTTTGGCTTCTTGATTCTCTTTGCTTTGTTGTTCACGCGCACCCTCGATAACGTGATCGATCCGCCGACTCATTTTCTGATCAAGCTTTATCTCGGACTGTTGTAG
- a CDS encoding MFS transporter: MHSVSSSEDQPVKPWLKDFLLTWASRFGVFLAHHVTRPLIPLYLITFGASSTVIGAVMAVFTITATVSRIPIGLLIDKIGRKPFLLWGIALFCAGKLGYIWAPSIALMLPFRVLHGLGWSGATTAVSTISADIVPQARRGELMGYAGMASSLASALGPVLGFAIYHSFGYPGVFLGAASLLVLSFVFAVPVAEPQRPQATVKKSARWIDNLIVKESLDPAIGVAFLSFGHGAILTFLPIHALKIGMGNPGIWFAAYAACILASRPIAGPISDKISRRAVIIPGLILNLLGIVLLAFSTSPTLLVVAAIIGGFGTGAAQPALMTLSVDQSSAAQRGQSLAQFQFFYDLGIGIGSLAMGALLDWVDQSFLIMYLTTAAVALLGLWINWRTK; this comes from the coding sequence TTGCATTCCGTGAGCTCCTCTGAAGACCAGCCAGTCAAACCATGGCTCAAAGATTTTCTGCTCACCTGGGCGAGCCGCTTCGGCGTGTTTCTCGCGCACCATGTCACGCGGCCGCTGATCCCGCTGTACTTGATCACCTTCGGCGCCTCGTCCACGGTGATCGGCGCGGTGATGGCGGTGTTCACGATCACCGCGACGGTGAGCCGCATCCCCATCGGCCTGTTGATCGATAAGATCGGTCGCAAGCCATTTCTGCTCTGGGGCATCGCGCTGTTCTGCGCCGGCAAGCTGGGTTACATCTGGGCGCCGTCGATCGCGCTTATGCTGCCGTTTCGCGTGCTCCACGGCCTCGGTTGGTCCGGCGCCACCACCGCGGTGTCGACAATCTCCGCGGACATCGTGCCGCAGGCGCGCCGCGGCGAGCTGATGGGCTACGCCGGCATGGCGAGCAGCCTCGCCTCCGCGCTCGGTCCGGTGCTGGGCTTCGCCATCTATCATTCGTTCGGTTATCCGGGCGTGTTTCTCGGCGCCGCCTCGCTCCTCGTCTTGAGTTTTGTCTTCGCCGTGCCGGTGGCCGAACCGCAGCGTCCGCAAGCCACCGTCAAAAAATCCGCCCGCTGGATCGACAACCTGATCGTCAAGGAATCCCTCGACCCGGCCATCGGCGTGGCCTTTCTCTCTTTTGGCCATGGCGCCATTCTCACCTTTCTGCCAATTCACGCTCTGAAAATTGGCATGGGCAACCCCGGCATCTGGTTCGCCGCCTATGCCGCGTGCATTCTCGCCAGCCGCCCCATCGCCGGCCCGATCTCGGACAAAATCAGCCGGCGCGCCGTCATCATCCCTGGGCTGATCTTGAATCTGCTTGGCATCGTGCTGTTGGCATTCTCCACCTCTCCGACGCTGCTCGTCGTCGCTGCCATCATCGGCGGCTTCGGCACCGGCGCTGCCCAGCCCGCACTGATGACCTTGTCGGTGGATCAAAGCAGCGCCGCCCAACGCGGCCAGTCACTCGCTCAGTTTCAGTTCTTCTACGATCTCGGCATCGGTATTGGCTCGCTCGCCATGGGCGCGCTGCTGGATTGGGTCGATCAAAGTTTTCTAATTATGTATCTCACCACCGCCGCCGTCGCGCTGCTCGGCCTGTGGATCAATTGGCGAACGAAATAG
- a CDS encoding TatD family deoxyribonuclease, translated as MLIDAHVHLDKYGDQLDAALREIDQRRIFTVATAMDIPSYVELQRIGAMSDLVLPTFGIHPRRAAEYADRLPELARHIESSPAIGEIGLDFHWVRDTATYPAQKKVLEYFIAAAGAQNKFVNLHTKAGEKEILDLLEKYEVKRAIIHWYSGPLDVLRAMIAYGCYFTIGVEVLFSDYIKTIAKAVPDHLLLTETDNPGALRWLNKNDEVGMPSAIQSVIDELAILRQSTPLRIEQLVQSNFARLISSDPWLRGIKLDL; from the coding sequence ATGCTGATCGACGCCCATGTTCACTTGGACAAATACGGCGACCAACTCGACGCCGCTCTTCGCGAAATCGACCAACGGCGCATTTTCACCGTCGCCACGGCGATGGACATCCCATCGTATGTCGAATTGCAGCGCATCGGCGCCATGTCCGATTTAGTTCTACCGACCTTCGGCATCCATCCGCGCCGCGCCGCAGAGTATGCCGACCGATTGCCTGAACTCGCCCGCCATATCGAATCGAGCCCCGCCATCGGTGAGATCGGCCTGGACTTTCACTGGGTGCGCGACACTGCGACCTATCCGGCGCAGAAAAAGGTGTTGGAATATTTCATCGCCGCCGCCGGCGCGCAAAACAAGTTCGTCAACCTGCACACCAAAGCGGGCGAAAAAGAAATCTTAGATCTGCTGGAAAAGTATGAGGTCAAACGCGCCATCATCCACTGGTACTCCGGCCCACTGGACGTGCTGCGCGCGATGATCGCCTACGGCTGCTATTTTACCATCGGTGTCGAAGTGCTGTTTTCCGATTACATCAAGACCATTGCCAAGGCTGTGCCCGATCATCTGCTGCTAACGGAAACCGACAACCCCGGTGCATTACGCTGGCTCAATAAAAACGACGAAGTCGGCATGCCAAGCGCGATTCAAAGCGTCATCGACGAGTTAGCCATACTGCGGCAATCGACGCCCTTGCGAATCGAACAGCTCGTGCAAAGCAATTTTGCCCGGCTTATTAGCAGCGACCCGTGGTTGCGCGGCATCAAGCTGGATTTGTAA
- a CDS encoding mechanosensitive ion channel family protein: MVGQSTDHLATKLVELGVNVMLACVRILVILAIAYVAMRCLRFGLTQLETLLIRAAQATDRDPNSAAKRIRTLTSVLWTVAVGLIWFVAVLISLGQLGIDLGPILAGAGIVGLAVGFGAQHLVRDLVSGFFLILENHIRVGDTVTINGTSGVVEAISFRTVTLRDLAGVLHVFPNGAINTLANQSKGWSAYVIDVTVSYKENSDRVVDIMRATAEELRAEPNFAALMIEPIEIFGIDAFTDAGVVIKARFKTQSSQQHTVGREYRARLKRAFEAAGIDFAPVRAVAR, from the coding sequence ATGGTAGGACAATCCACCGATCACTTGGCCACCAAGCTGGTCGAGCTTGGCGTCAACGTGATGCTCGCTTGCGTGCGCATCTTAGTGATCCTCGCCATTGCTTATGTGGCGATGAGATGCTTGCGCTTCGGCCTCACCCAACTAGAGACGCTGCTCATCCGCGCGGCCCAGGCGACCGACAGAGATCCTAACTCAGCCGCCAAGCGCATACGCACGCTCACCAGCGTGCTCTGGACCGTTGCGGTCGGGCTCATCTGGTTTGTCGCCGTGCTGATTTCACTCGGCCAGTTGGGCATCGATCTCGGTCCAATCCTGGCAGGCGCCGGCATCGTTGGTTTGGCCGTCGGTTTTGGCGCCCAGCATTTGGTGCGCGATTTGGTCAGCGGTTTTTTCTTGATTCTGGAAAATCATATTCGGGTCGGCGATACGGTGACTATCAATGGCACGAGCGGTGTCGTCGAAGCGATCTCGTTTCGCACCGTCACCTTGCGCGACCTGGCGGGGGTCCTGCATGTTTTCCCCAACGGCGCCATCAATACGCTGGCGAACCAGTCAAAGGGTTGGTCCGCCTACGTCATCGACGTGACGGTGAGCTACAAGGAAAACAGCGACCGCGTTGTCGACATCATGCGCGCAACGGCGGAAGAACTGCGTGCCGAGCCAAATTTCGCGGCGCTCATGATCGAGCCCATTGAGATCTTCGGCATCGATGCTTTCACCGACGCCGGCGTCGTCATCAAGGCACGCTTCAAGACTCAATCTTCACAACAACACACCGTCGGCCGGGAGTATCGCGCCCGCTTGAAGCGGGCCTTCGAAGCGGCCGGCATCGACTTCGCTCCGGTCCGCGCGGTTGCCCGTTAG
- a CDS encoding MFS transporter yields the protein MTDSSHSFTRAELGPVIVVSLISALRLLGIFLMLPIFSAYAVRYPGANPALAGVAFGIYALIQCVFQVPLGWASDRWGRKPVLIVGLALFSLGSVACGLATSIYGLIIGRALQGSGAIGAVAMAALADVTRPQVLAQAFTITGIAIGAAFMLGLLTGPVLAAHLGLNGLFYILAGVGILSLILAATSFPRVQRNPHREQAMALRPILGDPRLRPIFIAAFVLSFTLNLFFFTYPLSWTQLGMEKVDLWKVYLVIFLPSVLLVFPYMRRAEKSGHFQKPIRVGWLTALLGYALYLFGAQYDFLLYAGGMAFFFGYSVYQPMLPTFLTRRIPPGGRGTATGVYNLFGFVGSSLGGMLGGALISVSPALPELCGVALLLLWFFLGLPSTTESPDTERKVAS from the coding sequence TTGACTGATTCGTCCCACTCTTTCACCCGAGCCGAGCTCGGACCGGTCATCGTCGTCAGTCTTATTTCCGCGCTGCGGCTGCTGGGAATTTTTCTCATGCTGCCAATCTTCAGTGCCTATGCGGTGCGCTATCCTGGCGCCAACCCGGCCTTGGCCGGCGTCGCGTTCGGCATTTACGCCTTGATCCAATGTGTTTTCCAAGTCCCGCTCGGCTGGGCGAGCGACCGTTGGGGACGCAAACCCGTGCTGATCGTTGGTTTGGCGTTGTTCAGCTTGGGCAGCGTCGCCTGCGGCTTGGCGACCAGCATCTACGGCTTGATCATCGGCCGCGCCTTGCAAGGCAGCGGTGCCATCGGCGCGGTCGCCATGGCCGCTTTGGCGGATGTCACGCGGCCGCAAGTGTTGGCCCAAGCCTTCACCATCACCGGCATCGCCATCGGCGCGGCCTTTATGCTGGGCCTGTTGACCGGCCCCGTTCTCGCCGCCCATCTTGGCCTTAACGGACTCTTTTACATCCTCGCCGGGGTCGGCATTCTCTCGCTGATTCTGGCGGCGACGTCGTTTCCGCGCGTGCAACGCAACCCCCATCGGGAACAAGCGATGGCGCTGCGGCCGATTCTCGGCGACCCGCGCCTGCGGCCAATTTTCATCGCGGCCTTCGTCCTGTCGTTTACGCTGAATCTTTTTTTCTTCACCTATCCTTTGAGCTGGACGCAGCTCGGCATGGAGAAAGTCGACCTATGGAAGGTTTACTTGGTCATCTTTCTGCCGAGCGTACTGCTGGTCTTCCCCTACATGCGGCGCGCGGAGAAGTCGGGGCACTTCCAAAAGCCGATCCGCGTCGGCTGGCTCACCGCTCTGCTCGGCTACGCGCTCTATCTGTTTGGCGCCCAATACGATTTTTTGCTCTACGCCGGCGGCATGGCGTTCTTCTTCGGCTACAGCGTCTACCAGCCCATGCTGCCGACCTTTCTCACCCGTCGCATCCCGCCCGGCGGGCGCGGCACCGCCACCGGCGTCTACAATCTGTTTGGCTTTGTCGGCTCGTCGCTCGGCGGCATGCTCGGCGGCGCGCTGATTTCAGTCTCGCCTGCGCTGCCAGAACTTTGTGGCGTGGCACTCTTGCTGCTGTGGTTTTTTCTCGGATTGCCATCGACCACCGAAAGCCCTGACACGGAAAGGAAGGTGGCGTCATGA